The sequence TGTGACGTAGTATTTGTGAGAATTAAGAGAGATGGAGGTGACATTGTTTTCGCAGGCTAATTCAGCTCTGTGATCACCGCAGTGGAAGGGATCATCCTTGAGGCGGAAAGGGTAGCTAATATTGGTAATGAGACCGCAGGCAGATGGTGCGCAGGGAGGGTTAGCAGCAACACAGATTTCAAACAAATATTGGACCACTGAGAGCAGGCCGGTCCTGGTAAAAATGGGGCCCTGGGCGAAACTAAAAAAAATGGGCCCTCAATATATTATTGTGcgcaatatattaaaaaatacaaatattttattaCTTATAAAAATGACTTCGTCTAGCGTTTTTACTTGCAAAATCATCTACAACATCATCCAAATTTATATTATCTAAAATctctttttctatacataatATTGCCAAGCCATTCAATCTAGGAATATGTTCACTCTCATTCAAGTCATTTCTCTTTTCACTAGAATCTTCAATCTCATGAAGCGCATCAACATTGTTCACATTTGAAGTTCCAGCTTTTTCTTTAGAAGTTGTATTCTTAAGAATAAACTTATCCATATCACCCTTATGTGATTTAGTGAGTTCTtctattctttttttctttttctcatttcCACATGCTTGTTTTCTAGGTGGCCCCATGTTTCACACAATAACACTCAAAGTAAAATGATAGAATAATAGCACATGGAGGCTGGAGAAATTGGAGCTTGAGAGTTTGTAATAGGTAGCCCCAAACCTGATAGTCtgcaaattataaaaatacaattaGAAAAAGACATCCTTATATCTGTCGAAGCAATACCAAATTAGCATTAAAAGATTAATTTGCAGACTACATCCTATGAGCCTAAATTAGTTTGCAGAATACATGCTTATTGCTTATGATAGGAACGGAACAATCTAACAAACTTACCAATTACCAGAATCCAGATTCCAGAAGACAAATAGACAATGAGGGTACAACAACAATCTTCCCCGCTACGAATCCAAACGAAGACAATCTGTAAATTGCAGTGTGAATTTTTTTGCTCAAGAACAAGAAGGACAATAATCAAAGAGTAAATTGGTGAGAAGAATTAATTTACCTCATTCTATTTATGCAACTATATATGTGACTGATTCTGATTCAACggtaaaaatttagaaattgaAGAGATTAATACCTTCCCCCTGCAACGGCTTGAAGCAGAGGACGAAGCGTTTTTTTTCCCGAGAATTATGACTCGAATTTGAAACAGATGAGATTTAATGTTTGATTTTAGATATCTAACGATATTGGTATTTACCGATAACAGATTTTGGGCCAAATTAACAagcttaatatttttatttaattatgggCCTATAATAACTAAtgaaatataatactaataattttgGGCCCTCAAAATTTTGGGGCCTTGGGCCGTCGCCCAGGCTCGCCCGCccccagggccggccctgactgAGAGCGTCAAGAGAGATGAAGGCGTAAGGCGGGGGGCCATGCTTGatgctgcttcttcttctttggcGAATCGATTGacttaacaaaataaattgaattatggGTAAATCGTAAACTACAATAATATAAATactaattgaatattttattattaactataattcatgatttttgaaaagaaagaaaacatgTTATGGGTAAATcctaaattaacaatattaaataaaaaaaaatttaaaggctTGGCCAGTTTTATTACAGTGGACCCAATCTAAATTTACTAATTAGGAATGGAATAAAATATTGCGTACAATTATAATCAATATTTAAAGTGTGGTTAATTTCTCAGAAAATGgaacaaattttgaaaattcgTAAAAATAGAATGAACCCCGAGTAACTGAGCGGATGCATCGAAAAGCGTGTTTGCTTAACAGGTAAAATATAGCATTTTAAAGTTCAAATCGatttattttgaaattcatCTCGAACTAATTTTTCTGTCACCAAAAAATCTAGATGGCAACCAAAAGTGTGGAAAATCAAGCCGGATAAAAAACAATTAACGTGAAGAAGCTTATTATTCTACAACgactaaatttaaaattttatcgtaaatgaaaaattatataaaaaaaaatacgttCCACATACGTTCCACAAAATTCTCCATTTCAATATATTCATTTCGTCTCAATTTAATATGCTACATTTTTTTATCTGGAAGTCTCATTTTAATAGATCactttctaaaatgaaaaattaatatataacaaataatctCACATAACGCATTTTATACATTGTATATAATTGTGGCTCACACATAGTTATCTtttatctcatttaaaaaaatattttaatttttttttccttttttttcaacAGTATATCTTCAAAAAATTACTTTCACTCTCCTGTTTTATTTCGAACTATTTTTGTTTCTTAACATCCATGTCCAGACATTGTGACTTATTGAATTGGGTCGGcgagagtatttttttttttggtaattcTAAACACAGCCCTCAAATTACTCATTGTAGCCcccaatttaataaaaataataaatataataataaatgtacAATTTTACCCATGTAATccctaaattaaattatattcatatttttacatTTTCGGTATTCTCATACCCACAACTTTCATCGGAATTTGTATTATCATTTAGATTAGAATTAGATTCCGGAGGCAGACATCGCGCAAAGTCTCTCTGATCTAAATCTGCAGCCCACATCCTAAAAAGtgtgattttttttccaaatttataTCTACTGTTGCTGgtattttattgaatttatgtTCAGGTTTCTTGAGATTATATTTGAAACTTCTGTTTCTTTGATTCCTCAGAACCCAATTCGTCTTCTTTTAATTGGTTTACTTCTGTATTCAGagtgaaaaaaattattataagtaAAATTCCAACGCCATTAAGTTACAGTAAATTGAGTCAACTACATCCATGGAGGGAGCCCACGGATCAAACAAAAATCTTCATcttattctctttttctttcttctttttatatattcaattttttaaaataaaatactaaaaaatAGCGATTAACACAAACAATTATACTTACTTGCTAGTTAGGTCGATAAAAGTTGCGTATCATATTTCTTTGTTGAAggttttgaagttggtgagttGTGTACCATATTTCTTTGTTGGAGGTTTTGAAGTCGACGGCTATGGATTAAAAAAGTTTGATTTTGCAGGTTTTGAAGTGGGTGGCTATGagagtaataaaaatattatttagattaaattatagtactccctccgtcccatgaagcgtgacccatttcttttcggcacggaaattaagaaattggtattttgtgtgttaagtgtggtaggtgaaaaagtgaaaaagtgaataaagggtaaattttttgccatttttagaaacaggtcaagcttcgtgggacaacccaaaaaggaaagtgggtcacgcttcgcgggacggagggagtattatttattaaaaacgTGATTTGGGGGTTATAAGGAcaaaattgtaaattttataattatttttattattttctaaatcAAGCGCTATAATGAATAAATTggaggctatgaatagaatctcCATTTTTTTTCCTCTTGTTCCATTTATGGCAAATTTCCATTTTCATTGGACAATCCCTTTTTCCATAAGATAAACCCCAATGGGAAAGAATCACTACAGTAACAAATCAATATGAATATTTAATTTCACCGTGTTTTATCATTGAGAGACTTCCAAAGGAATTAAAAGTACCCATCCCACTTTCCGCAGAGACGATCGAGTCTTCTTCAAATAGAGTTTACCACAGATCATAATTATTCCTACGCTAATTCTCATGTGCAGTCAATCGCATATGATGGTAACGGTTTGAAAGTTTATATGTTTttacaataatatttatttttatatataagaatttttacttttagttattttcactcattaatacttttattcttaaCTATCTGGTAGAGTAATCAttatcgtaataaaaagtaactattgttacaataaaatgtaatatttctaaatttattacatttgttcacgataagtgttacttttattcatgaaaaCTTGTACTATTAcgtaagtatacatttgtgctacaaatgtatatcttatgcttattaaaagtaatcgtCCGCATACTATGTGGTCAACCGCATGCAAGACCAACTCTTATTCCTATAATTACTGTATTTTCATTCCGCGTGCTATTATTcctatacttatatatatagagtgcgttctctttggttgtaaatttatcatgaaaaaaagaaggataaacaaaatttcatcctttaaatcattcatttctttcccacatttcctacttgaccattactcattcctcatttacactacaaatgagggataatattatcacatcatttaaatgaggaatgagtatgggtcaagtagaaaatgtgggaaaagaaagaaaagatttaaattgtgaaattttatttatccttcattttcctatgataaatttacaaccaaagagaacgcactcATAGTATATTTTCCTttgtctttttccttttaagttTGTGGCATACTTGTACATATAAGTCAAAACCCTCCTAATATAGTGTTGAAAGCTAGTAAATTATATCGTAGGAGAcccaataaatcaaataaattagtAGTAATATAACTAGATTAATTTTAAGTTATCAGGTAATCCTAATATCGACGCATCTTGCTGGCACACCAAGGTCGATTGTTTTTGTAATTAAGCACTGAGCCGATGGATGATGTATAAAGTTTAAATGGAAAATGGTAATTATATATAGATCGATGTTGTATTTCATATAGCACAACATGCATGAGCTCCTCATATGGTGGTACCTCCACTGTACAGATTAAAAGCTTTCGCACCCAATAAAAATACGATCGAGCTAGTATCTGCTTGTACAACTTGTTGCACCATACAACACGATGGTGCAGAGaagtaatatatattaattgttgAAAATAATCACTAGTTGAGCATCTAGCTCAGTTGGTTCAAAACTCACAAGCAACGCCATATTTTCTCCTTCTTAACTTCACTCAAACAAATCTACATATTACGAATGATATTTTTAATGcatgcaaatgatacttttaattaTATGACAGTGCATGTAGACTCTAACCTCCTAGATGCTCAATTGATGATTTCTCACAGCCATTAATATACATGTCTTCCTTGCATCATCATATTGTATGATACAACCAATTGTACAAAATAATTTGTGTACAAAATATTAATAGCATTTAAGATGACTTCATCAATCTTGATCATGAAACGTGGAATGGATCACTGAATGACTTAATTATAAGTCTTCTATAGAGTTCTGGCCAATGAAAATATTTTCTCCTCCACAAGCCCCACATGACCCACCAACAAGAAAAGTAAGTAACAAACAAACAATACTGTTTGTTTGATCAAGTCAATCTTGATAGGTACAAAAACCAAAAGTGGGATCCAATTCAATCAGGGCTGGCCCTGAGGGCGGGCGGGCGGGCAGGCATGGCCCAGGGCCCCCatcattaaaataaatgaaaaatccTACAATGTCAATCAAGTTGTATTGAGTGAAATGATCAGAATGATTGAAGTGAAGATCAATGTAATTGCATACGAAACATAAATAGATGCTTACGAAGAACTTGTAAAAAAATTGGCAACAAAGTGTAGCAACGATCTGCTTATAGTACATTGTCAATGCAAATATGTACACCCTGATATCAATAAGGCCCATTTTCACTCTGTAAGTCTTGAACAATAATCTCAACACTGGGTGAAGCATCATCATAATGCATGTGATACAGAATAAGTCGAACATGTGATTCTGGTTTGATCTATGATCTGGGTAGATTCACAAGGATAATTAGGAAGGTTTAGACGTTCAACATCAGCTTCCAACATTTCCAACACTTTGTTCATTGATGGACGATCCTCTGGACTTATCCGTATGCACCATAATGCAACGATTGTCATCATCCGAACAAGTTTTCTGGTAACATCATTATCATTACCTAATTTCACGATTTCAATGTCCTTACCTTGGTTAAAACAATCATATATCCAATACGGGAAATACTTGCTGGAATCGCATGGTTTCCACTCGAGTCTCTCTTTAACTCCATCATTTCCATTAGTAGCATCCCGAAACTATAAACATCAGCCTTATAAGAGACTGCACCAATATTTCTGTTGACGAGTTTAGGAGCAACATACCCTATGGTTCCTCTGGCAGCAGTCATGGTCAATGCTTTCTTATCTGTAGAGCATAGTTTCACTAGCCCAAAATCAGATATTTTAGGGATGAAATTGACATCAAGAAGTATATTATGAGGCTTGATATCAAAATGCAGGATCTGAACATCACACCCTCGATGCAAATACTCAATCCCACGAGCAACTCCAACTGCAATCTCAAACTTCCTATCCCAACTCAAAGAATTCGTTTTGTCTCGATTGAAGAGGTACTTTTCAAGGGAACTATTGGGCATGAAATCAAAGACAAGAGCACGTTTGGAGCCATTTGCACAATATCCAACTAGCTTCACCACATTCACATGGTGAATCCTTCCAATGGTTGCTTTATTTATGgatatatatcaatatatgtTCATTTGGTGTGTCTGTGTAATATGTGAATTAGTATAGTCAATGAAACCAATCCTATTTGGAGATAGAATAAGATAATATATATGATGAagcaaaatttaaaatcaatgcaAAATTTGGAGAAAAATTGCTGCCACAAAAGAAGACATTTGTTCAATACTTTTCCTCTGCTTGAAGGCAAACAATAGAAAAACTTGTACGTAGGAAATTCTGCTTGTAATAGAGATAATCAGTAGAACAAATTGGCCTTTCTACTAGATTTACATGAAAAACAACGTCAACATTGCAAGGAGCACCATCATACTTGGAAGCTTTACTTCGTAGACAGAGTTAATCAAAGTGGTCTGACAGAAAACGCTTATATATCTAGATTGATAGAAATTAAAGGGGATATGgatttatggaaaaaaaatctTTGGTCGCCTCTTCAGCGCAGGGTAAATGAAGATGAATGCTGAGGAAGTGCACCACATGTTGTCATGCTtcataagaaaagatgagaataAAGAAACTATGGAGACACATATTCATAACATTGTTACCTATGAATTGGCTTAATTACTTGTTTTCTGTCTTCCCAACTACTAGAACAAATGTTTTTATACATATCTCATATGTCATTTGCAGCAAGTGAATTGCAACGCATTCCAGCTTTGATATATATGTCCATGACTGCTTCTGCAAACTTGATCACTCTTGCATAGTGATCTCGACACTGGGCGAAGCATCATTATGATGTAGCAATGATACCGAATCAGTCGAATATGTAGTTCCTGTGTGATCCACATTTACTACAATCTGAGCAGACTGAGACGGGTACTCAGGAATATGCAAACTCTCAACATCTCCTTCCAACATTTCCAACACTTTATTCATTGATGGACGATCATGTGGCCTCATCTGTATGCACCATAATGCAACTATTGTCATCTTTCGAACAACTTTCCTCGTGATCTCATTTTCATCAACATTTCCCATTTCAATGTCCTTGCCTTGATTAAAGTGGTCGTATATCCAATATGGAAAATACTTGCTAGAAGAATCACCATTGTTTCCAATCGAGTATCTCTTTAAGCCCACCATTTCCATCAGCAACATCCCAAAGCTATAGACATCAGCTTTGTATGAGAATTGTTGGCGATGAAGTGCGCCGCTGATTCATTGCCTGATAGGACGTCGTTGAACAACTTGGATTGGTTGAGAATGTTGATGTCGTTATTTGAGCCAGCAACTCCGATGAAGGCGTGCCAGATCCACAGATCTTGTGATGCAACAACCTCAAGTATAATAGTGGGCTCGGCCTAATCCCCTCGAGTGTAAGCGCCATGCCAAGCAACTAGACAATTCTCCCAACCCATCTCCCTTTGAGCCCGGAGCGGCTGTCAGCACAACGCCAGAGGCTCCGCAATGGCGAGAGGCGCGGAAATGGGGGGCTCACGCCCAGAAAAAGAGCCCCATTGCGGGTGCACTTAGTTgagtgaagaaaaaatatattgtttattgagacccaccaattaaaaaatatataaatagttactaaaaaaAACTTACGTTATAACTATAATACGTGAGAGATAAAGTTCAGTGGATGATTTTTAGGTACATGTACAACGTGAATTTATTGTCATTTGTTATCTTGACAATATTTCACTACGTttactttttattattgatAATACATAGCCCATGCAGAAGAGATAGAGCCTAAAATTTATTTGAtacaataatattaaaaattaccCCAtatgtcccaataatcttgacATATTTTcgattttggattgtcccaatAATATTGACCTATTTCTATTTTGGAACATAATTAGT comes from Salvia miltiorrhiza cultivar Shanhuang (shh) chromosome 3, IMPLAD_Smil_shh, whole genome shotgun sequence and encodes:
- the LOC131014651 gene encoding PR5-like receptor kinase produces the protein MLLMEMVGLKRYSIGNNGDSSSKYFPYWIYDHFNQGKDIEMGNVDENEITRKVVRKMTIVALWCIQMRPHDRPSMNKVLEMLEGDVESLHIPEYPSQSAQIVVNVDHTGTTYSTDSVSLLHHNDASPSVEITMQE